agggggcaacgcgtccacctgtgaCCCAGCGGCCCCAGGTTCagttcccggccggttcaggggtttttaattgtaaatgattaatatccctcgcctggggactgggtgtttgtgtcgtccttaatgttcctttctttacattcaacactctacacttccgcaattccacttacacgcaggttcctatcatatggtgaaagtagtggcaaaagatctataggGGTCGAcgcacgaacaaatatcatttttaaaaaaaaaagtggagGTAATGTCAGACAAAGCTAGGGGCTTGTAGTCGCCAACTTATGCTCCTGAGTTGAAAGCCTCTGGAGTtatcccatttagtcgcctctcatgacaaaCAGGCGATAAATACCGTTGATGAATGTATTTTACTGCCCCTATCCACAGGTTCCACATCCAAGAAAATCTTAATACTTCATGTGATTTCCAGGCATGATGGATTACCTCTTCTGTAGTGATACGATCTACCCATGGGATCTTCAATATTCTGTGATCCATCCACATTTGATGACCAAGTCCTAGTGTCCATCCTTCAACACCATACAGCAGCCCTGGTAAAACGCAACACGACACACACAAACAAGTGTTGAATCTGTCACATTTGCACAcaaaatgttttaatttcagaaacatacTTGTTACATTACTGATTCTGATTTCTGCTACCGGATCCTCTTCATGGGCTAGGTACTTGGAATGTGACATCCTTTCCATCCACAATCTGCTGCTGATTACCATTGGTTTTGTTTTCTGAATGTCAGGGACAAACTCCTTGTTGCATTCACTGATCCTTTTCTCAAAAGGAATTAAAGATCTTCTAAATTGTCAGCAAGTTTTCTCAGTGTCATCTAGATAGCAGATATTATTTAATTGCCTCCCGTTGATTTTTATGCGTCTTTTAACGTCATCAAGAGTAATTTAAAAAACTAGATTTAGAGTATAAGGATTAGAAAGGCATGTTTACAATATTAAAATGTGAAATACAACATTTTATTGAACCTTTTCACTCATGTGATGTATCCATAAATATTATGGAGAAACCCATTTGTATTAACCATATTTTGGTTATATTACAAGCATTGGTATTCCCAAACTGTGTATATATATCGCATTGGTGCAGTAATTCACAAGGTCAGTCTATGCAAACTCATCCCTCTGTGATAAGCACACACATCCACTGAAGTGGAAACAAGCTTCTGCAAGCTGTCCTCTCGACAGGACCATAACTGCAATAAAAGAAAACAAGAATCAGTTACTTACTGCGTGTTAATTGTATTTTAGTCTGTGTGGGTTTGTGACAGGTAATAagtatatgaaaatatatttagaaGTCATATTTAACCAGCTACCAGTTAACACCAGTAGCAACTGGTGGCTAACAAATGTGGTGATACTCATTAGATATGAAGGGTGGGGGTTTGGTCATACTTGATAAAACTTCATACCTGAGGACTTATACATTTTGGTAAGTAAAATGAGTAAATAGAAGCATACCTATTTGTACAGAGAGTTAATCTGTTTTTCAAAGTAATTTCAGTGGGGAAAACACCATGTGCATTCACTCGACAACAGCAGAATATTTCAAATTGTTTTTGATCAACAGCTCAAATTGAAATGCAACATTACTGTCGGGAGACATAACGAATgttatcttctgcagactcagataaaatatcagcaaatctcagggttttaattcCCTTTCCTTATTCcacttcgatttcctttactgcctgttgtatgcaaacagtgaaaaggaggggggagggtgcaaactgcagccttgcctcactcctttctggagtgCCTTTTCTTTCCCAAAGCCCTCAATTCTTGTCACTCCAGGTTTATTTTTATAGAGATTGTAGACAAttattctttcttgatatgtggttccagtcaccttcagaatctcaaatagcttggtgcaATCAAGGTTATGAAATACCTTTTCTAGATGTATGAACGCCGTGTACGTGGGCatgtacttcttaattcgatcctctaagattagacgtaaagtcaggattgcttcatgtttTTCTacatttctgaagccaaattggtctACTCCCGACTCAGTTTCAACTCGTCTTTCCATTGTTCTATAAATAATATGtgctaaaattttgcaggcgtgagagaTTCTTGTAAGGAACCATTAAAGggggcagactgtgctgaaaacctgcaatctaatatcttggagcttcaAAAGAGGTGCAGAGGTGCAGCGAGTATATAAAAAtttgcatttccaagactaaagcgaTGCCAGTCATTTCACATACTTAGAATGTATGTTCTCCCCCGGGTTGGTAGTATTGTTAGGGAAACTGAAGGAAGCTGTAAGAGAGAAGCAGGCTCCTAGAGGAAATCCGCTGGTGTACAGGAGTGGACCCAGGATTATAGTAATGGACATGAAGatggcgagaatgattgccggcACAAGCGGGGGGAGGGGGAAGTAATGGCAGGAGAGGGCTCAGACTTGAGGAGATAAGGTCTATCTTAGTAATGAACTCATTGGATGAAGCTGTTATGtgtaaactggctttggtggtggacTCATGATAGAAATATACGAGATTAGTtgacctaggagaatagtggagtCAGCCATGGAGGATAAGAAAAGTAGAGGAAGATCAATGGGAGGTGGTTAGACTCTAGGTGtgcaactaaacgaggccacaaagcTTGTTggaaataaaggattgtggagtacttagttaattcacagagccttgcagactgaatgctgaaagacagaGTTACGATTATAATGGACTCCCACTTCTGAAGAGAGAGAAATTATGTTTCAAGGTAGCAGGGGCGTAGCTAAGGGGGCCTGTTCCCTTGTCTCCACTCCTTCAAAATCGAGACAGAAACAATAGTACAGGCAGACTCTGCATTCTTATTATATTAGTAAGACACACCATAAAACCTACTCCTGCATTGGACAATGTGATGTCTCATTAAAGTATGCTCAGCAGATTTTCCACGATAAcatttttggtagttgctttacgtcgcactggcgcagataggtcttttggcgacgatgggataggaaaggcctagaagttggaaggaagcggccgtctccttaattaaggtacaaccccagcaattgcctgctgtgaaactgggaaaccacggaaaaccgtattcagggctggcgacagtgggattcgaacccactatctcccggatgcaagctcacagcagcgcgcccctgaccgcacggccaactcccccggacACGATAAAAATCAAGATCGAAATAGAAGTAGTGGACACAGCTGATTTGAGAACAGGTTTATTTTCTGTTTGGCCTTGCTGCCTGTAAATCACCAACTTCAGATTTTGCCGTGGTGTGGAACTTTTGTCACATTTTTTCATATAAGTTCAGTCTTTTATTACGGACATTAAGTGGGTATCTAATTCTAGGCTCAGACCATCAGTGGAGAATATAAACTTAACTACCTGTTCTCACATTTACTTGGCGTAGTATATTTTGACTAATTGCCTTGGTACTCGTTCTTCGTATGATCATGGTAGGGATTGCAAAACTAGGCATGTTGTAAACTTAACGCAAAAGTAATAGAGTTATTTAAAACAGGTTAATACTGCGTCGCCAGCGACTTACACCACAATGTCAATGTAATTCAATAAGTACTGTAAAGATTTTTAGTTTTACTATAATTCGGGTTTACTACCCTGTTGAAAACcggcaattaaaaaaaaaatactctacCAACATCCCAGAAACTTATCCAATACTTTGACCgacaaaattaatggatcacttgaatttccaaaagaaaaagcatgttaaattgtgaaacatctGTTTTGTTAGCCTGTCTAAGTAACTAAGGGTAGCAATAACAGACAGATAACATTAGTTACTTAGATATGTTTTCATAAAAATAATCAATATAAATAATAAACAAATGTTTcgcaatttaacatgctttttttttttttcctatggaaattcaagtgatccattaatgtTGCCGTTCAGTGTGTCggtaactgagcgagttggccgtgcatagCTGTGACCTTACAtcgggagatgataggtttgaaccccactgtcagcagccctgaaaatggtttcctgtgccgagcgagttggccgtgcggttagggccgcatagctgtgagcttgcatcgggagatgataggttcgatccccactgtcggcagccctgaaaatggttttccgtggtttcccatttttacaccaggccacattcgcttccttcccattcctagctctgtcttatcccatcgtcgccataagacctatctctgtcggtgcgatgtaaagcaaattttaaaaaaagagatAAAAAGTTTCCCATCGTTGCGTCGCggaaaaccttcgaagtgttagtgcgacggtaaaccgtagcaaaacaaaagaacaaaaaaaCAAGTTTGCCGGTAGGGTTCACTTCCACTTTGTATGCTGCTACATATAGTGATGTAAATCAGATATTGAAGTTTATATTTATCTTGTTCAGAAAGATTCGGCGAATTTATTTCTGAATGAAACAAAAATATGCTATTTAGATTATTTCAGACGACCATTCCACTTCACAGGTAGGGTCCATTAAAAATAAGAAATGGTACTTACCATGCTTGGTGTGAGATCTCTCTTCTCCATGTGTGGATGTTGGAGAGCGTTCTGCTTCATGGCTGCGGTCTGCCGTCTCATATATTGCCGATAGCTGCTGCTGCCAACTCTAAGGACGGCTCCACGCGGTGTCTCTTCTTCATAATGAACGCCCCGACGTTGAGCAGGTGTTGGAGCGTCTCCTGGTCGCTGGACGACACTCTCACCATGAAGGTTGGGCCCTTGTCATTCTTGATTCTCGTCACGCGGTGGATCTGTAACTTCTGGCCCAACAGTTCTTCCCGTATCTGGTTCTCTGTCAGCGAGACGTCCACTCCACGTACCACCACGGACGCCGTCGTAAGGGAAGATGTGGGGATCTTACTGGTGATAGTAACGCCGGGTCCGAACTGGGCGGCGCCGATGGTGTTGACTAGCTGCTGCTTGATGGGGACAGGGGACTGAACCACGATACCCTCCGGGATTGCTACCAGTTGAGTGATGGGCAGTCTAGGGAGAAAGCGACTGATGATGGAGTAGACAGCTTGTTTGCTGCTGTTCTGAGGAGGCAAACCTGCTATCAGAACTAGATATGTCTTTGAGCGTGCTGGTAAGGTGATAGCAATGGGCctgttggatgatgatgatgatgaggaggaggaggaggaggaggatgatgttGATACGATGGACCGTGATGTTGAAGTAGTGGATCGAGACGAGATGGTGCTCGTTGCCGGAGATGATGACCGTGATGGTATCCGGCTGGGCGCCATTCTGCCGTCGCTGAAGAGAAAGAAGGGAGAGAGTTGTTGGGCTGACGAAGATCCTGACGTCGACGCTGCTCTAGTAACTGTTCATGCTGTAGACTGGCTGTGAGCAGGCGAGGAGCTGCTCGCTTATATAGTAGATGTCGCTAAGCCGGCCGCGATTGCACCACAGTCAGCAATATCGGCAAGTGTTCACGAAATCTATGCAGTAGAAGAATGCTCCAGGTATAACGGCAATAATAACAGGGCTGAGCACCTCAGAGCTCAGGTTGACAGGTTCGATGccgctgtcggtagatttactggcacgtaaaatatgttttgagggactaaattccggcacttcgccgtTTCCGAAAGccgggacgtaaaagaaataacattaaataatctatttatttatttatttatttatttatttacatgattgAACCACTTCGGACAGTTTTATAAAAAGGGGTTCTTCattttcctgtcagcccagtattccttcattgtcTCTGATCTTAACTTTCTTTCTTCGTATGAAATCACTCGTCCTATTGTCCGTCTTTTCTTACTTTTCCGAGCAAGTTGGCTGCCCGGTTAGGgttgtacagctgtgagcttgcgtccgggagatagtgggttcgaaccccactgtcggcagccctaaagatggctttccgtggtttcccattttcaaaccagtggtgctggcgctgtatcttaagaccacggccgcttccttcccactcctagccctttcctatcccataagacctattgttcgtacgacgtgaaacaaattttgaaactaaTTACATCCTTGTGTGCATGTGAGAGTGTTAAAATACAACTTTGTTAGATCTTCAGGATCTGTAGATAATAGTTGTAAAATATGGTCAAGTGTAAGTGAGCACCAGATGCCCCTATTTCCCCACTTGAAATAAGTCATAATAGAActgcttttcacaccaggcaaatgctggagctgtaccttaagtaaggccacggccgctaccttcccattcctaggtctttcctgtcccatcgtcgccgtaagacctatctgtgttggtgtgacgtaaaacaaataggataTATATAACTGCTGGCTCAGTTGATCTCAAATTTCGCATGGATATATCTACGATTTTTCAATAATTAATCATTTCAAAATTCCCACCACACTTGTTTGTAATTTTAATGGGTCGCTATGACGTGTTAGAGCAGCTGAGTGGTCTATCAGTGACGTGGAGATATTGTTCCGTAGTCATGGTAACacactggcgatggtggtggtgtAAAACAGCGTGGTTACCAGCCCTACCGATCGGAAAGGTGGAGGAGAGGGGAGAGGGTGCAAAAGTAAACAAGCCCTTAAAACTTACGATGAACAATGACATGACAGGTGAGTTCTGTCTGCTCTCAGCCAGATGGCATTACTATCAGCGAGGGGTCTCACTGCCTTTTAGTGTCGGGTggtgttgatgattattgttttaagaggaaggtacaactaggcagccattctCTATTGACACTAATTAGAGGGAATAACAGGAAGCAatccgatactttgaaaaatgaaggtatcggccaaaaagacagaggccacgaagggagtgaaaatgaaagattccctaagcctcggggtcggaaatgaacaatagttgaccaggggaggtcggataggattgataaAAGTCAGGAACCTGGCGaatgtaagtagaagcaatgccacgactcggCTAAGGGTCCCTTGGTCGCCAGCTTACATTCCcaattgtccgaggacatgttcggtttgcTTGACGACCATGAGCGATCTGCGCGTCTTTCTGTGGGGGTTATTGTATGATAATCAgttagagggtgaaacccggtgtcggcacacagcctactcctttcgaatttACACCAAaatgtctgctcaaggcttaacttcttccatccgacgaacaaatcaccatcaacagcgtcatatgccctcactccactgcggagaagtttggaatttaatccaggctattgGTACGTAacctggtgattagaaattgtataccaccacttctcctgccggccaacattcagatggtggaAATGTGTTCTACCAACGGGAATCCGTACATACGttgcgccttaacgatcatgtttGCCAGGCGGGCACCTTCAATTCGTGTCGTACTCATAGTTACGTCaccttcagttttacatggaaGCGAAGCACAGGGGCAtgattcttcatttttaaaattcgaCATAATTCGAACCGGAATCGAACCGCCGCCCTGGTAAGAAAGAGTCCTTGGACTGTGTCAGTCGGCGAGTTCGCCGCTTGGGTGAGGGAGGGAGAGGGAAGTGGAGGGGGGGTATCTATTGTGTGTAATCTGGGCTATCTTTGTGTTTTTTAATCTGTAATCTCACATGCGACTGCTGCCTACACGATGATAAAACGTAACATTCTCTTGCTAGTTGGGTCAGTTCGCCATGACGTCACATTAATGTACATCACCACATTGTGTAACTGGCGGGCGGCTACATCACAGGCTAAATTTAGCGAACCTGCTCTCTCC
This DNA window, taken from Anabrus simplex isolate iqAnaSimp1 chromosome X, ASM4041472v1, whole genome shotgun sequence, encodes the following:
- the LOC137503068 gene encoding uncharacterized protein yields the protein MAPSRIPSRSSSPATSTISSRSTTSTSRSIVSTSSSSSSSSSSSSSSNRPIAITLPARSKTYLVLIAGLPPQNSSKQAVYSIISRFLPRLPITQLVAIPEGIVVQSPVPIKQQLVNTIGAAQFGPGVTITSKIPTSSLTTASVVVRGVDVSLTENQIREELLGQKLQIHRVTRIKNDKGPTFMVRVSSSDQETLQHLLNVGAFIMKKRHRVEPSLELAAAAIGNI